Proteins from one Oenanthe melanoleuca isolate GR-GAL-2019-014 chromosome 1, OMel1.0, whole genome shotgun sequence genomic window:
- the FAM124A gene encoding protein FAM124A encodes MEKPPGGEEECVDSGAETGGSEYSRMSSTSSELSVEGIQDPFLVSVHIITDPGESTTLQQAIDKLLAWIHPDLQLFRVSERRVPRKRRKPAKAGVSQPALAVILFLQEEYGEEPILQLHETLQQPPWHYHHTELMHGKLLPYMPCSQDFYTLAPDTPLWAIRPVHYGKEMIRFTIYCRSENFLDILKLYELILKRPMCQKKADFCVFPVYSNMEIDIQFSLKKLPKGQVPVRTESAVLEFRVKDVGQLVPLLPNPCSPISEGRWQTEDHDGNRILLQQAHSWCRKSANLNKQPYPSVSTDSHFTTLPAFLPQSHRSVSQQPQEMGQKKMQHTNGLGHYLGFSQQDLRHGDQEDFTCRSRSASSVSWSFQRSKSLFCLPTVSSSSASDTFHGPFQFLNTGSPATRLKTWKCSHKLNIDDLEGAQETDVDTGMKLSFSDLSVVSAYSALNGFCSELEDSLPSQKQTVSRTKQAATSGRPVSAMCNTFESVDGSLPSLSEWSSSSFMSASLSERHKQPLRTAPCSLDDHVCPTSPVNEEEFYI; translated from the exons gTGAACTTTCCGTGGAAGGCATACAAGACCCATTCCTTGTTAGTGTGCATATTATCACAGACCCAGGTGAATCCACGACTCTTCAGCAGGCCATTGATAAGCTCCTAGCCTGGATCCATCCAGACCTGCAGCTGTTTCGGGTCTCAGAAAGAAGAGTGCCCAGGAAGCGCAGGAAGCCGGCCAAGGCTGGTGTTTCCCAGCCAGCCCTTGCTGTCattctgttcctgcaggaggagtATGGAGAAGAGCCCATCTTGCAGCTCCATGAGACTTTGCAGCAGCCACCTTGGCATTACCACCACACAGAGCTGATGCATGGGAAATTGCTGCCTTACATGCCATGCAGCCAGGACTTTTACACTTTGGCTCCAGACACTCCCCTGTGGGCCATTCGGCCAGTGCACTACGGGAAAGAAATGATCCGCTTCACCATCTACTGCAGGAGTGAAAACTTCCTGGACATTTTGAAATTGTATGAGTTAATACTGAAAAGGCCAATGTGTCAGAAGAAAGCAGacttctgtgttttccctgTCTATTCTAACATGGAAATAGacattcagttttctttaaaaaaactccCAAAGGGGCAAGTTCCAGTGAGGACAGAGTCAGCTGTGCTGGAGTTCAGAGTCAAAGATGTGGGGCAGCTTGTGCCTCTCTTGCCCAACCCTTGCAGCCCCATCAGTGAAGGCAGGTGGCAGACAGAAGACCATGATGGAAATAGGATCCTTTTGCAG CAAGCACACAGTTGGTGCAGGAAGTCTGCAAATCTGAACAAGCAGCCATATCCATCTGTGTCAACAGATTCCCACTTCACCACTCTGCCAGCCTTTCTTCCTCAGAGCCACCGATCCGTCTCTCAACAGCCACAGGAAATGGGTCAAAAAAAGATGCAGCACACGAATGGACTTGGTCATTATCTTGGCTTCTCCCAACAGGACTTGAGACATGGTGATCAAGAAGACTTCACATGCAGATCCAGGAGTGCCTCCAGCGTTTCTTGGTCATTTCAACGAAGCAAGTCTCTGTTCTGCTTGCCCACAGTGAGCTCCTCTTCAGCATCAGACACATTTCATGGaccatttcagtttttaaacacTGGGTCACCTGCAACCAGGTTAAAAACATGGAAATGCAGCCACAAGCTTAATATTGATGACTTGGAGGGTGCCCAAGAGACTGATGTGGACACGGGGATGAAGCTGTCCTTCTCAGACCTGTCTGTGGTTTCTGCATACTCTGCCCTTAATGGATTTTGCAGTGAGTTGGAAGACTCTCTTCCATCACAGAAACAAACTGTCAGTAGGACTAAACAGGCAGCCACCAGTGGAAGGCCTGTATCAGCCATGTGCAATACTTTTGAGTCAGTTGATGGTTCACTGCCTTCTCTTTCAGAATGGTCTTCCAGCTCTTTCATGTCAGCTTCTCTCTCTGAGCGACACAAACAGCCCTTGAGAACAGCTCCCTGTTCTCTGGATGATCATGTTTGTCCAACTTCACCAGTTAATGAAGAAGAATTTTACATCTGA